The genomic window ACGTTCACCCCGTGCCGCCGGTGCTTGGGGAAGAGAGTTGGCCCGGCTGGCGCCGACCCGGGAGAACTCCGCGAGGGTGCCATCCAGCAGGATGTAGTCGGAGGTCGGCTTCGCGCAGGGCACGCAGCAGCCCGGGGGCGCGGTCGGCGAGCAGGTTGATGACCGCTGTCGTGCAGGCGGGAGCGGTGCCGACGGCGATGCCGAAGCCGACCGCGATCGCCCCGCAAGCCTGCCGCCCGAGGCACCCCTGCCGCAGCAGTGCCCGTAGCCGGTGACCTCTCCCGCCCGCACTCACCCGGCGCGCGACAGCCCACTGGGAGCATGCCGGCGCGACGCATCGCCGGGACAACTGCGTCAGCCCGTCGGCGGGGACTGCCGACGTCCCCGTGATGCCAGCACGGATTCCAGCTCCGCGAGTGTGCGGTCCTTGGTCTCGGGAACGAAGCGGAGTACGAGCCACAGGAACGTCAGCGACAGCGCCGCGAAGACCTGGAAGGTCAGTCCGACCCGGTAGGCAATAGCCGGGGTATGCACGATGACGGGGAAGAGCAACGCGACGAGCAGGTTGGCCCCCCAGTTCCCGGCCAGGGCCGAGCCGGCCACCCGGACCCTCACCTCGGACGGCAGCACCTCGGCGATCAGCACCCATGCAAGGGGCCCGGCCGAGAAGGCGAAGCAGGTGATGAACACCAGCATCGCGACAATGGTGAGGGGCCCGGTGACGGGCCTGCCCGCCGCCATCAGGGCCCCGCCCGCAGTGGCCATGGAAGCCGTGATCCCGGCGAGCCCGATGGTCAGCAGCGGGCGCCGACCGTACCGGCTGATGAGACCGACGGCGACAACGGATGCCACCAAGTTGACCGCCGCGACAGAGAGGGTCGCGAGCTCCGCCCCAGATCCGCCACCGACTCCGGCGGCATCGAACACCAGCGTGGAGTAATAGGCGACGGCTCCGATGCCGACGAGCGCGTTCATCAGACCCGCGCCGAGCGCGATGGCCACCGGCAGGCGCAGCACAGGGTCGAAGAGACCGCGCAGCGCACTCTTCGACGGTCGGGCACAGTTGGAACGCAGGGCGGCCCATTCCGCCCGTGCCTCCATCGGCGCGCGCGTCGCCGCGAGCACCGCGCGGGCGCGATTGGGCTCACCATGCGCCATGAGGTCCTCCGGCGACGAGGGAATGAGCAGTGTCGTCACGGCCAGGGCGACTGCGGGCACGGCGTTAACGAGGAACATCAGCCGCCAATTGTGGCCCGGGTGCACCGTGACTCCAACGGTGAAGGCCAGCAGCACACCCGCGGTGAGCGCGAGCTGGTACGTCGTGATCAGGGCACCGCGCCACCCGGCCGCCGCCAGCTCCGCCAGGAGGACAGGTCCCACCGTGGACGCGACGCCTACGGCAAAACCGAGCAGAATCCGCCCCGCAAACAGAACGTACTGGTCGGGCGAGACGGCGCACAGGGCGGCGGCTGCAGTTCCCAGGACTCCGGCCATGGTCAGCATCTGACGCCGGCCCAGACGATCGGTCAGCGCCCCGCAGGCCAGACACCCCAGCAGTGCGCCGGCCACCAATCCGCTGACCACGAACCCCTGTTGCAGGCTGGAGAGCACGAATTCCAGCCTGACCTGCTCCACTGTCTGGTTCATTGCTGCGATGGAGAGCCCGAACAGGGCTCCCGCGGACAGGGCGACGGCCACTAGCCGCAGACCCATCGCGCGGGCCTGGGCGCTTTGTGCCTCCACCGGTGCGGTCATCGCGCTCACGTATCTGCCAGGGCGAACTCCACCATGTCACTGGCCGAGGGCCGCGCACCGCTAACGGGCCGACCCTCGAACTGTCCAGTCCTTCCGAAGGATAGAGAAGGGTACTTATCCGGCAATTGATGTAGGGGTGATCAAATTTCGTGGCGGGATTCTCTGCACCCCCGGCACCGAAGACCGTCCGCGGCGACCTGCTCCGGAGCTCATGCCTGCGCCAAGCGCCTGCACCGTACTTGAAGGGCAGGGGGAGTCCGCTGCGACTGGCATGATGCGAGACGCCGTCGGGTGCCTCCACCTCGCCGACCGCCACCCCGAGTGCTGCCCGCAACGCCATGCGTGCATCACCGCCACCAAGGGGTCCTCGGCACCTTGGCGTGGCGGAGCAGATGGCCGGCGCTTTCGGCGCTGGCGCCCTCCAGGCGCGATGGTCCGGCACGGCGCAGCGCTGAGCAGGAACTGGGCAGCCGATCGCCGCACCACAGTGCTTTTCCGCATGCGAGTGCTGCCCCCTCCCCTCAGGGACCCAAACAGCACATCGCCCATGGGCGACGCCTGGGTTGTCGTATCCGCGCATCGCACTGTGGTCGTGTGACGTGGGTCGATGGCGAGGAGCCAACTTCAACCACTGCGCGGGCTGGCACCCGGGAGGGGACGGAGCAGTTCGCGGCGGCGGTACCGTCCTGTTTCCCGAGCGGCATTCGCCGGTACGGAGGCTTCGACAGCGCCTTCTGGAGGACACCGGTCTGCCTGCCCACGTCTCTGTCAGGCACTGGCCAATCACGCCACCGCAGAGGGTGCGACCGAGAGCGTCTCGCCACCCTGCGGGCATGCGCACTCCGCGCTGACCGTACCTGCCCCCGTTCACATATAGTTACGGCGATGGAACCTTCATTCAGAGGCCTTGACGACTACCTCGGGTTCTGGCTACGCCGCCTGTCCGACACAGTGGCCGCACGCCTTGAGCAGGATCTTGCCGAGTACGGCGTGACCGTATCGCAGTGGGACGTGCTGATCTCGATTTACCGGCAAGACGCGGTCACCGCCCAAGACGTCGCTGCCCTCATGGATATCAACCCAAGCGCGGTATCCAGATTGGTGGACCGCTTGGAGGCCAAGAAGCTGTTGGCCCGAAAGGCCGACCCACGCTCGAGGCGGAGGCTACTGCTCGTCCTTACGGACGAAGGTACTGCGCTCATTCCTCGACTCAGTGCAGCCGTCGACCGCCACGACAAGCACTTCTTCGGTGACCTTGACGACTCCCAGCGAGCCGAGCTCAAGGAACGGCTCGTCGGCTTGCTGTTGCGCAGCCGCGAGCAGAACGCCGACGACGGGCGATAGCGGACATCGCATTGCGGGCGATCGATCGGGGATGCCCGGCGTGTAGCCATCGTCGCCGGTGGAAGAGTCGCAGTCTCTTGTCGCCGAGCTGCTTCTCCGGCCTGCGCCGTCGGCATCCGCGGCGTACCCGGGGCCGCACGACAGTCCCGCAGCCCTCGTAGTCCCCACCCTCTTGGACCGGTGATACGGCTACCGGCAAACCCTGGCAGCACGGCCACCCCGGCACCTCACTCCGGACACATGAGCGCTCCGCAAGCGGACGGGCTGCCGCTGCACCGCCACACCAACAGTCGCTAGTGCCGCACGCGGGACGCCGTGCCGCACCATGCATCCCCCTCTACGATTCAGAGGTCCCCGCGTCCAAACAAGCCGTAGCTGACGAAGAGCCGGCTGTCGCAGGCGCTGCTCAGACCGGTGTCATCGGTACCCAGGACACCAGAATGCCGGTGTTCCCATCATCCGACCACGCCAGGCCGCGCAGTGGCCGTCTGCCCCCATGGGTTGCCCACGGCCACTGCGGTCACGACACCTCGTAAACAGGCTCGATCCACTAAGCGGCAATCGCATCGCGTGTGGCGGATCTGTCCTCGAGGGACTGTGGCGACCTCGCAGGTAGCAGCCCCTTCTCGTAGGCGCGGGCAACCAGGTGCGCTCGGTTGGTCGCACCGAGACGGCGCTTGAGGCGAGACAGTCGCAGCCGCACTGTTGACTCTCCCATGCGCAGGAGCCGGGCAGCCTGGCTGTCACTCGCTCCGCCGGCCACCGCGGTGAGGAGCCTCAGATCGGCCTCATCCCACGCGCGGGGGTTCTGCCCGAGTGTGGGAACCTGCGCCTGCACCGTATTGATCATGACGAGCACCGCGTGCGGCGCTCTGTCCGCGCTGCGGACCATCGTGAACAACGCGGATATCGCCACGACCGCTCCTCCGCTGGATCGGGCCATCTTCTTGTCCAAGCGGTACTGCGATCGGCGACCGCTGAGGAGATCCTCCAGGAGCGCACGCTCCCGATCTGTTTCGGCCAGGGGTATCACCTCCGCAAGGTGCTGCCCTCTGAGCGAGGACCTGCAGCTGCCGAGGAGATCCGCGAAGGCTCCGTTGGCGTCCGTGATTTTCAGGTCCAGGTCGGCAATGACATGGGCAGTCGGGGAGTGATCGAAGAGTGCGTTCCAGAACGCATCACGCTCGGAGAGGAGACCTCCCAATCTGGTCTCTTCACTCTTGTCGATGAAGGCTCCTCCTACAGCCTTCTCGCCGGCCTTCTCAACGGGAAAGCTGTATCCCACACAGCGCCCGGGCGAGCCGTCCTCGTGCGTGAAGGTGTTGTCGAACGTTTGCCCCCGCTGCTCAGCAAGAACTTGGGCGTCCTGCCGGCCACCGAGCCCGGCCAGTGCCGTCGCGCCGAGGTCGGCGTAGGTCCGGCCGACCACCTGCTCCAGAGTCAGCCCCATCCGGCGCAGCGCAGCCGGACTGACCCAGGTGAAACGCAGATCGGAATCCTTGAGATAGGCATGGATCGGAAGGGCCTTCATGCAGTGCGCGAGGTAACTCTCGGCAGGTAGTGGAGTGCTCGACTGGTCCCGGAGATGCGTCGCTTCGAGGATTCCGCATCGCACTACTTCTCCGGTCTTGCGGCGGACAGGGAACAGATATCCGTCGAGTTCGTCGCCGTCCGGCATGGGGAAGGTTATCTTCTCGCATGACGGCTGCGGATTCCGCTCCACCGGAACTGCACCGATCTTGTGCAACAGATTGCTGGACGGATCGCCGGCTGTCATCTCTTTCCCATGCCCGAGGCGATCCAGCATCGCTTGGTTTCCCCAGGCGAAGTGGCTTTGTGCGTCCACAAGGAAAGCCGGCTGCCTGCTCTGCTGTACGGAGAGCTTGAATTCTTCCTCGCTGCGGATGAAGGGCGTGACATCCACGGCGTAACCGAACGATGCGGAGATGTTCTCGTCGGCTTCCTGGCGAATCCCAGCGTGCACCTGCAGTACTCGTCCGGCCTTGTGAACCAGATGCGACGACTGCATATCGACCGGAACTTCCTCTGACTGCAAGCCGAAGAACTCGGCAACCGTGCAGCTCTGCTCCAGGGCCGATCTTGATTCGGGGGTCTCGAAGATGGCGCCGTCCGACATGACGATATGCGACTCGGAATCCGCCACCCACATGTTCAATGGCGTTCGGGAGAGGCCGCCATGGAAGGAAGAAGAGGGCGAGCCGGCTTCATTGACGCCTTCGAATGGCTGAGCTGTTCTGCATTGAGTTTCCATGATTCTCAGGGAGGGTCGAGCGGGTAACGGAGGGCTGGAGTGTGTTTCACGTGAGCCCAACCGTTGGTTTGGCACTTGAGGACTGCCGCATGGCGAGGCGGGTCCCCTGGGGCAGGTAATCGCGATGCGTACTGGGACTCTCCGGGTGGTGCCCGAGTGATCGAATCCCGCCTGCGATCCTTGCCGCGAGCAGTGCGGATCCTGGGTGGCTTGCCGCCGTACGGCGGGCCGCCTCTTACCGGGAGGGGGGATTGTCCATGGCGCCTCACGCCCTTGCTTCGTGGTCGAACCTGCAGTTCGGCGGGTGTGTCGCCCTCAGGTCGGCCTCGCTGATCCCTGTTCGTCTGGGTCCAGTCTAGTGCCTAGGCAACAGATGTCAAGACATTGGTGGCCTAGACATGATTTGCCCTGACATGCATCGATCTGGCGTGAGTCACCAGGAGGTGAAGGGGCCTGTTCATGTCAAATGAGCCAGGTCCAGCCGCTCACGCGGATATGTCCAAGGGGGGCGTGGCGACGGCATCCACGACGTCTGCCTCCGATGTGGACACTGCCTTGGCGCGAGCCGGACCTGCGCGCCTCGACGCCCCGGGGCGCCAGACCCGACGCAGCGCGAAATGCCGATGAAGGATGGCGCCGCTGGGCCGCAGACCTGATCCACCTCTGAAGTGACGGTATGTCACCAGGTAGACTGGTCTGCCTTTTCGGCCGGGCCACTTCTGGCCTGTGCGGGGACGTCCGCGGCGGCAGGGACCGTGAGGGCGGCGTGCATCCCCGGCTTGGCCAGCAGCGAGCAACGATGGTGAGGGACGGCAGCGTGGCGTCGTCTCCGGGGCGAATCTTCGTGGTCAGTCCCGTCGTAGGGGCCGACTGGTGGCATGGTCGTCCGTCCGACTCGCCGGCCAGAGTGTCTCTCCGCAGGCTTCGGCAGCGTAGGACTGGATCATGGGTGTGTGAACACGCGCTCCCGGTGTCACTGGCAGCCCACATGTCCAGTCGGTTGTAGGTACGCCGTCCGGTCCCGAACTTCTCGGACAGGTGAGACCACTGCGATCCGGACTTCCACGCGATCGCGTGATTAGCCTCGCAGTGGCCCCACCGCCCGTCACCCCGCCTGAATCATCGACTACGTCAGGCGCCTGGGTGTGCACCGGTGCCGGCATCGACGAGCTCGTCGGGTTGATTCCGCGTGCCTACGCGTCGACATCTGGCCCGCGTGTTGGTGCAACATGCCGAGGAGTACGACGCACCATGCTGGCCGGGGTGAACTGCTGATTCGGCCTTCTCGTCCAGCGTTCAGTTGAACGCTGGAGAGAGATCCCGCAATGACCGATTTACATGTAGGGAACGAGGTTGTCGGCGTCCACGTACCCACGGAAGAAATGACCGGTCGTGTAGTTGAAGGTCCACGCGTACCGGAAATTGGTTCCGCAAGGTCCCTGTATGACCTCACCGGAAACATTGATGACCTCTCCCTCGATGACGGTAGCGATCACTGTGGAGTTTGAGTCGGGGGACTGGTAGACAGGCCGAGTCGAAAGGGCTGTGTAGTAGGACTCCTCGGCAGAGGAGCCGATACGGCTTGAGCTCTCGGCGGCCTGCGCCTGGCCGACGGAGGCAACCGCCAGGCTCGTCCCGAGGGTGACGCCAAGAATGGCTGCTTGCCACTTACGCATTAGTTCTCTCCTTGGTTGAAGTCATCGCCGTGATGACGAAAGGGAACAGTAGCGAGGGCATGTGACTGTGCTGCCGCTTTCGGTCATGCCGGAACGTAAGGTGAGTAAGGGATCCTTTACGTATGCGTCAAGGAGCGTTGCCGCAAGGCAGGGAGGTGATCGACCGGAAGGGGCCGACTTGGTCCAATATCCACCAACTCAATGGATGTGTGTAGCTCCTACCGTGGAGGTGCTCCCGAAAACGCGGAGAGGCTGAAATTGAACGTTTTCCTCGTGGTTGAGTCAGTGATGGTCGTTGAGATTGGTCTTGACGAAGGGAAAGAGGTGCTGTGCTCAGACTTACGCCCTGCCACGCCATCGGGACTCGGCAGCCGCTCCCGCTGGTCCTCGGAGCCGGAGCGATCCAGATGCCCATGCCGATGCCGCCGGCCACACAAGCCACAGCCCGTAGTCCGCGTACGCCCGGGATGACAGTGGTTCGCGTGTATACCGAACAGTGCTTGCCCGGATGGAAGTCCGCTCTTCGCGTGGGGTCCCTACTGCATGCATGTCAGCTGCCCTAGCGCCGAACGCCGCGGGGCGCGGCATGAACTTCCTCGGTAGGACAGCCGCTGGTACAACATCCCAATCGCCCCGCATGGCACGTCGCCATGGAGTTCACGACCAGGACGACTCCGGCGACGACCGTGCACACTGGCGGAAGCGACGCACGAGGCGACTGCGCCGCGGCGAAGCGCCAACGCGCGGTCTGGGCCAGTCCGAAGAGGAGCACGATCAGCCCGGCCCTGGTACCGAATTCACGGGGCGGCAGATTGTCCGCGGAGCCGTCGGGTGGATCACTCGACCAGGGATCCATCGAGCATCGCGTCGGCCAGGACCACGCCCGCGATCGCCCCCGTGATCTGCACGGGTAGGTTGACCACCGCCTCGAGCAGGAAGGCGCGGCGCCGCCGAGGGCGGGCGGTCCACCAGTCGGCGAGCGAGACGGCAGCGTTGAAATGAGCTCCGGAGACCGGGCCGAGGAGGGCGATGAGGACGCCGACGATGAAGAAGGTGGCGCCCTCGTCGTCGCGGCGCCCACCGCAGCCTGGGATGCCGGTGCCCCCTTGAGCCGCCCAGGGGGCACCGGTCAGCACAGCCAGCGAGGTGATGACGTGGACAGTGCCGGCTGCGGCCTCGGTGAAATAGGACCATCAAACTTGGTCGTGAGTACGACGGCACGCCGCGGCGCCCCCTGCACTTCTTGGAGACCCCTGTGTCATCGACTGATGGGTGGAAGGTGTGGGCGAGAACCTTCTCGGATCTCGGTCAGTGCGCGTCGGGCGCGCCGCCCATCGCGCGGAGCATGCCCCTGCCGCCCGTACGCAGGAACCGTACGACGAACGCTGCCGCGAGCAGCAGGAAGATCATGTTGAGCCAGGACGTGTAGTCCCAGGAGACCCCCTCATCAGGGATCCTCGCCCTGGACTGGTCCGGGATAATACCGAGAGCACCGAAGACGAATTCGACGAAGTATGCGGCAACGACGATCGCGGCGTAGAACGTGACCAGGATGAACGTGGCCATCCGCGCCCCGTAGTACTTCCGGTAGATGTTCAGGATCGGCACGATCAGCAGGTCGGCAAAGATGAAGGCGATCACCCCGCCGAAGCTGATCCCGCCCTTCCACAAAACCACGGCGAGCGGCACGTTGCCGACCGAGCAGACGAATGACGCGATCGCGACGATCGGCCCGATGATCGGGCCCCAGAGCTTCGCGGCCAGCGGGTGTCCCTCGAAGAAGAAGGCACTCCAGAAGGAGTCCGGCACCCAGGCGGCGACGGCGCCGGCGATGAGCAGGCCGAGGACGAGGTCCCGCAGGATGGCCGCCCACTCCATGACGAAGACGTGCGAGGTGGCGGTGAAGCCGCGGGCGGACAGCAGACGGCGCCAGAAGGAGGCCTCGCCCTGGACGGACATGTCCATCGCCGCGTGACCCTCCATCGACCCAGCCAGCCCGCGCTCGGCCTGCGTACGTGCCTCCCGCAGCAGCCCTTCGTGCCGGAAGAGCCGGAACAGGACGGCGAGCACGACAATCATGAGCGGCCCGCCGACAAACTCTGCCGCTGTGAACTGCCAGCCCATCAGCAACGCCAGGATCACTCCCAGCTCGACGACGAGGTTGGTCGAGGCGATCTGGAAGGCCATCGCCGCAGTGAAGTCCGCGCCTTTACGGAAGAGCGAGCGGGCGAGCGCGACGGCGGCGTACGAGCACGACGAGGACGCGATGCCGAGCCCGGCCGCCACTGTCAGACTCCGCGGGCTGTCGTCGCCGATGAGGGAGACCACGGTGGATTTGCGTGCCACCGCCTGCACGACAGCGGACAGCGCGAAGCCTAGAATCAGGGCCCAGGTGATCTCCCAAGCCATGGCCCCGGTGAGGGCCAGGGCATGCAGTACGGCATCGATTGCGGCATCCACGCCGCCGAGCCTCCCGCACGGGACGGCCGCACGGCTCACTGAAGCGCAACCGGCGGCGTGTCCACCCCGTATGGCGGCCATGCCGCGTCGACGGATCGACGGATCGACGGGTTCCGGTGCGGGCGGGTAGCGCTTGGCTCGTGGCGGGCTCGTGGCCCTGGTGTGAGGGGGCCCGGTCGTCGGGGCGGGTGAGCTGGCGTCATGCCAGCGGGTACGTACGGCGGACAGGTCGGCAAGCACGCGGCGGCTGCTGACGACGAGCTGGTGCGGCGTGGTCGCGGGGCGTCGGAGAACGCCTCGATGCGCAGACCGATGTGGTGGACGGTGGGGAGGACCGAACGCTGGAGGATGCGCTCGCCCAGCGCCCGAAGCGCCGGCCGGTACCCCGAGGAGGCCGAGCAACTCGGCTCGCTCGGCCCCGGCTGCGAGGAGACCGCGTTGTCGGGCCTCCCACAGGACAGCGACGAGGGCGAGTGAGGCACTGCGCTGGGTGGGGGTGGTGAGGGGTTGCCTCAGCCGTGCGTGCAGGGGGTGTGTGAAGACGTCCAGCGGGCTACCTCCCGCCGCCCCGCCGAGTTCCCCGCATCCAGCGTCGCGCTGGTTCACCACCAATTGCCCGGCAGTGCTACTGCATTGACCACCTGCCACTCGTCCGACCGGAGGCCCCCGCTCGGCCCTGCATGCCCGCGACTTTTTCACGGAGCACTTGAAGCATTCCTTGCACGAGGCCGCCGTCATCGGCAGCGCCTACTACGCGACACTCATCCCCGGTGGCCCGCTCCGCCTGCGGATCGACTTCTCCCGGACCATCCGCGCGGAGTACTACGGCCAGCGGCTTGCTGTCACTCACCAGGCCGTGGGCAAACTCGGCGCCGTGGCAGTGCGGTTCGAGGACCAGGGGGATCTTCGATCACCGCGACGCGGCCAGGGCCGTACGCCTATGGACTCGGGGTACGGCACGTTCTACGAATGCCGCGACCGTCCCGATTGGGTGCCAATGGGACGGCGCGCGCCTACATCAACGCACTTCTCGACGCCATCGAGCACTGCGCCTCCGTCTGGTTCCCCGACGTCTGGAAGACGCCCGCGCCGTCCCACGCCCCGGGCCGTACCGCTCGAAAGGCCCCGGCCCCGCTGGTCGCCCGCAGCAGGAGCCGCTCCCGCAAGCCTCTGCAACCTCGCACCGCAGCTGACTCATCCACGCAGGTCGAGGCACGCTATGGCTACGACCTCTACGAGCCCGCGAGGAGCTTTTCCGCTGGCCCCGACGGACCAACGCCAAGACCGCCATCACCCGCAAGCCGCGCTGACCGAGAGGCCGACGGAACATCGACCGGTACTCCGTCCACGCTCACGGGCAAGCCGATCTAACACGCCCGCAGAAAGGCAAAGCCCGCCCCCCCCCACGTCCACCGACACGCAGGACGCCGAGTCCTCTCCCGTCCCGTCGGCGGCGTCAATGGACACCGCGCCGCCGAAGTCTCCGATCGTCTCACTCGCCCACAGGGGTACCGATACCACCACGTGGACCCTCGGCAGAGCTGGGCTCCTACTCGTTGCTGACACAGGCGCGGTCGTCGGCGCCCGTCGTCGGACGCCGTCCGAGCCCGAGCAGGACAGCGGCACTGGGAACGCCAATTGACCGCATTCGAACAGCGGGCGCGGTGACTCCGGTGGGCTCGCTGTGCATGCCCGCTTGTGGAGGACAGGGGTGCGGTGGATTGAGCGAAGACCTCGCATGCCGCCCGGGCCGGTGCCCGGTCTGCTCCGGCACCCGCGGCGACACCGCAGGTCAACGACGACACAAAAGATCACCTGCGCTCACAAGCGCGCACGTGTGGAATTGAGCCAGACAGCACGAGGAACTCGTCATAGTTGCCACCTGTCGGTGGTGAAACTCCCGCGCCCCTTCGTTACTCCATCTGATCTAAATTCATCAGCCTCCCGGTAAAAGCGGGTAGGCGGCTTATAGTGTGCATCGAGTAACGTAACAATGCCCGGTGACCCCAAGGCTAAAGGGAAAATGTCATGGAAGCTGTCGGTAGAAGGTCTCTACTCAAGGCAGGTTTTGGTGTGGCTGGATCCGCTTTTCTGTCGGGTTGTGAGCGGAGCGGCGAGCCGGGCGAGGTCAATGCGTCACCATCAGTCACGGGCTATGTCCAGCCAGATGGCCCTCAGGTGCAGAAAGTGGATCAGGATCGCCGCAGGAACGGAAAATTTTACAAGTTTCCCATGGTGGCCACTGCCGGGCCCGTGGACCTCGGAGGGGGCGTCCTCGTGAACGCCTGGAGCTATGAGGGCAGAGTGCCTGGCCGGGAAATGAGGCTGCAACCCGGCGATACCGTTCAGGCCAATGTGTCGAACCGTCTATCGGCGCCTACCACTGTGCATTGGCATGGGCTGGACATCAGAAACAACATGGACGGCGTCCCCTATGTAACACAGGCCCCTATTGAAAAGGGGGGATCATTTCTTTACGAATACGTGGCAACCACGCCGGGGACCTACTATTACCATCCCCATCAGGGTCTCGAATTCGATCATGGACTGTATGGACCGTTGATCATCGAAGACCCGGATGAGCCGCAGTCATACGATGAGGACTGGATTGTGGTGATCGATGACTGGATCGATGGCGTCAACGGGCTGACGCCCGAGAGCGTGTATGCCCAACTGAAGCGAGGCATGGCTACCAAGGGAGAGCCGCCCGCCCTCGTAAAGGCCGCCATGCTTCCTCCAACTGCGAAAAGCAAACTCCTCGGAGGCGATCCCGGCGATGTGAACTATCCGTATTACCTGATTAACGGGAGAGTCTCGTCCGCGCCGCCAGTATTCTCCTCCAAGCCTGGCCGACGTGCGAGGATCCGACTCATTAATGCGGGTGCGGATACAGCATTTCTGGTTGCCCTCGGCGGGCACAGGATGACGGTAACCCATACCGACGGGAGCCCCATCGTTCCGGTAGAAGCAGACCGCATTCTCCTGGGTATGGGCGAGCGGTACGACGTCCTGGTCACCCTGAAGGACGGAGTATTTCCGCTCGTGGCGATCGCGGAAGGAAAGAACGCGTCGGCATTCTCTGTCGTTAGAACCAGCACGGGGGAGGCGCCCAAGCCCACAGTGCGCCCCACCGAGCTGAACGGAAAACTGGTCGGAGGGGGAAATCTGTCCGACCTCGAATCAGCGCCCGCTGTGAGACTCGGCGAACGGAAGACCGACCAGACTGTCCAGCTCTCTTTAACAGGTCAAATGGACCCCTATGCGTGGGGGTTGGACGGGAAGAATTACGATCCGC from Streptomyces formicae includes these protein-coding regions:
- a CDS encoding sugar porter family MFS transporter; protein product: MAVALSAGALFGLSIAAMNQTVEQVRLEFVLSSLQQGFVVSGLVAGALLGCLACGALTDRLGRRQMLTMAGVLGTAAAALCAVSPDQYVLFAGRILLGFAVGVASTVGPVLLAELAAAGWRGALITTYQLALTAGVLLAFTVGVTVHPGHNWRLMFLVNAVPAVALAVTTLLIPSSPEDLMAHGEPNRARAVLAATRAPMEARAEWAALRSNCARPSKSALRGLFDPVLRLPVAIALGAGLMNALVGIGAVAYYSTLVFDAAGVGGGSGAELATLSVAAVNLVASVVAVGLISRYGRRPLLTIGLAGITASMATAGGALMAAGRPVTGPLTIVAMLVFITCFAFSAGPLAWVLIAEVLPSEVRVRVAGSALAGNWGANLLVALLFPVIVHTPAIAYRVGLTFQVFAALSLTFLWLVLRFVPETKDRTLAELESVLASRGRRQSPPTG
- a CDS encoding MarR family winged helix-turn-helix transcriptional regulator, whose translation is MEPSFRGLDDYLGFWLRRLSDTVAARLEQDLAEYGVTVSQWDVLISIYRQDAVTAQDVAALMDINPSAVSRLVDRLEAKKLLARKADPRSRRRLLLVLTDEGTALIPRLSAAVDRHDKHFFGDLDDSQRAELKERLVGLLLRSREQNADDGR
- a CDS encoding PAS domain-containing protein, producing MADSESHIVMSDGAIFETPESRSALEQSCTVAEFFGLQSEEVPVDMQSSHLVHKAGRVLQVHAGIRQEADENISASFGYAVDVTPFIRSEEEFKLSVQQSRQPAFLVDAQSHFAWGNQAMLDRLGHGKEMTAGDPSSNLLHKIGAVPVERNPQPSCEKITFPMPDGDELDGYLFPVRRKTGEVVRCGILEATHLRDQSSTPLPAESYLAHCMKALPIHAYLKDSDLRFTWVSPAALRRMGLTLEQVVGRTYADLGATALAGLGGRQDAQVLAEQRGQTFDNTFTHEDGSPGRCVGYSFPVEKAGEKAVGGAFIDKSEETRLGGLLSERDAFWNALFDHSPTAHVIADLDLKITDANGAFADLLGSCRSSLRGQHLAEVIPLAETDRERALLEDLLSGRRSQYRLDKKMARSSGGAVVAISALFTMVRSADRAPHAVLVMINTVQAQVPTLGQNPRAWDEADLRLLTAVAGGASDSQAARLLRMGESTVRLRLSRLKRRLGATNRAHLVARAYEKGLLPARSPQSLEDRSATRDAIAA
- a CDS encoding aquaporin; its protein translation is MLTGAPWAAQGGTGIPGCGGRRDDEGATFFIVGVLIALLGPVSGAHFNAAVSLADWWTARPRRRRAFLLEAVVNLPVQITGAIAGVVLADAMLDGSLVE
- a CDS encoding permease, giving the protein MDAVLHALALTGAMAWEITWALILGFALSAVVQAVARKSTVVSLIGDDSPRSLTVAAGLGIASSSCSYAAVALARSLFRKGADFTAAMAFQIASTNLVVELGVILALLMGWQFTAAEFVGGPLMIVVLAVLFRLFRHEGLLREARTQAERGLAGSMEGHAAMDMSVQGEASFWRRLLSARGFTATSHVFVMEWAAILRDLVLGLLIAGAVAAWVPDSFWSAFFFEGHPLAAKLWGPIIGPIVAIASFVCSVGNVPLAVVLWKGGISFGGVIAFIFADLLIVPILNIYRKYYGARMATFILVTFYAAIVVAAYFVEFVFGALGIIPDQSRARIPDEGVSWDYTSWLNMIFLLLAAAFVVRFLRTGGRGMLRAMGGAPDAH
- a CDS encoding multicopper oxidase family protein, producing MEAVGRRSLLKAGFGVAGSAFLSGCERSGEPGEVNASPSVTGYVQPDGPQVQKVDQDRRRNGKFYKFPMVATAGPVDLGGGVLVNAWSYEGRVPGREMRLQPGDTVQANVSNRLSAPTTVHWHGLDIRNNMDGVPYVTQAPIEKGGSFLYEYVATTPGTYYYHPHQGLEFDHGLYGPLIIEDPDEPQSYDEDWIVVIDDWIDGVNGLTPESVYAQLKRGMATKGEPPALVKAAMLPPTAKSKLLGGDPGDVNYPYYLINGRVSSAPPVFSSKPGRRARIRLINAGADTAFLVALGGHRMTVTHTDGSPIVPVEADRILLGMGERYDVLVTLKDGVFPLVAIAEGKNASAFSVVRTSTGEAPKPTVRPTELNGKLVGGGNLSDLESAPAVRLGERKTDQTVQLSLTGQMDPYAWGLDGKNYDPRVPLASLTEGQRVRISYTNRTRMWHPMHFHGHSFFIGGLSGPRKDTVIVLPGQTVNCYFDTNNPGRWVTHCHNAYHERAGMIGVLAYRV